A region of Granulibacter bethesdensis DNA encodes the following proteins:
- the murD gene encoding UDP-N-acetylmuramoyl-L-alanine--D-glutamate ligase codes for MSRFPDILLKGRRYGVLGLGRNGLPAAQALMAMGADVTVWDDGEAARSEASNAGLTVSPLSIEGLDALILSPGIPHHLPKPHPVATAALQAGVPVLSDAELLYQAVRLSGSHARFVGITGTNGKSTTTALTAHILREAGCPVAAGGNLGPAALALPLLPDNGVYVLEMSSYMLERLQTLRFDAAAMLNLSPDHIDRHGNMAGYETAKREIFQRQTGADLAVLGIDDPLSTAMAETLRKDGHPARIALVSGALCGDTQAEYGMQFGILTDTHGPILSMAQAASLPGAHNAQNAAVAAAITLFLGVKREQVAAGIASFPGLPHRQERITEADGILWINDSKATNADSTARALICHERIIWIAGGIAKEGGIEDLAPLLPRVAHALLIGRDAPIFAETLRAHGVPHTDVGTLDNAVTMAATRAKETGSGVVLLSPACASFDQFANFEARGDHFRSLVQQQIGGGA; via the coding sequence ATGAGCCGCTTTCCCGACATACTGCTGAAGGGCAGGCGTTACGGAGTGCTCGGGCTGGGCCGGAATGGTCTGCCGGCCGCCCAGGCGCTGATGGCGATGGGTGCGGATGTCACCGTCTGGGATGACGGCGAAGCAGCGCGGAGCGAAGCCAGCAATGCCGGACTGACCGTCTCCCCCCTTTCGATCGAGGGGCTGGATGCGCTGATCCTGTCCCCCGGCATTCCGCATCACCTGCCAAAACCACATCCCGTGGCCACAGCAGCTTTGCAGGCCGGTGTGCCGGTACTGTCGGATGCCGAGCTGCTGTATCAGGCCGTGCGCCTGAGCGGATCCCACGCCCGTTTCGTCGGCATCACCGGCACCAACGGCAAGTCCACCACCACCGCACTGACCGCGCATATCCTGCGGGAAGCGGGCTGCCCGGTTGCGGCCGGAGGCAATCTGGGGCCTGCCGCGCTGGCACTGCCCCTGCTGCCTGATAACGGTGTCTATGTGCTGGAGATGTCCAGCTACATGCTGGAGCGGTTGCAGACCCTGCGCTTCGATGCCGCCGCCATGCTCAATCTCAGCCCGGATCATATCGACCGCCATGGCAATATGGCAGGTTATGAAACGGCCAAACGGGAGATTTTCCAGCGCCAGACCGGGGCTGATCTCGCTGTACTCGGCATCGACGATCCGCTTTCCACCGCTATGGCAGAGACGCTCCGGAAAGATGGCCATCCCGCCCGCATAGCGCTGGTTTCAGGTGCGCTGTGCGGCGATACGCAAGCCGAATACGGCATGCAGTTCGGCATCCTGACCGACACGCACGGCCCGATCCTGTCCATGGCGCAAGCTGCGTCACTCCCCGGGGCTCATAATGCCCAGAATGCAGCGGTCGCAGCGGCAATCACGCTTTTTCTGGGTGTGAAGCGTGAGCAGGTTGCGGCGGGCATCGCCAGCTTCCCCGGCCTGCCCCATCGTCAGGAACGCATTACCGAGGCGGATGGCATTCTGTGGATCAATGACAGCAAGGCGACCAATGCGGATTCTACCGCCCGCGCCCTGATCTGCCATGAACGGATCATCTGGATTGCCGGTGGCATCGCCAAGGAAGGCGGTATCGAGGATCTGGCCCCCCTGTTGCCGCGTGTAGCGCATGCGCTGCTGATCGGGCGGGATGCGCCGATATTTGCCGAAACATTGCGGGCGCATGGTGTTCCGCATACCGATGTCGGTACGCTGGACAACGCCGTCACCATGGCCGCCACACGCGCAAAGGAAACTGGCAGCGGCGTCGTGCTGCTCTCCCCTGCCTGCGCCAGTTTCGACCAGTTCGCGAATTTCGAGGCCCGCGGCGATCATTTCCGCAGCCTGGTGCAGCAGCAGATCGGGGGAGGCGCCTGA
- the ftsA gene encoding cell division protein FtsA, whose translation MSDSARHLHQPSAGPETLPRNRHFRSGPFGVLDIGTTKIACVIGRAEADGTLRVLGFGWQKGRGVRGGGVTDLDEAERAIRAAVGQAEDMADTRLRSVTVNLSCGQPESRLFNVQWPVGGRPVTDADIRRVVQEGRSRAMTEGRETLHAMPLNFAVDEMGGVADPRGMHCDTLTARLHVIDATNTALRNLSACIGRCDLDIAELVSAPMAASMSTLVDDERELGATVIDMGGGTTGMAVFAEGQVLHTAQLPIGGVHVTNDIARLLSTTVAHAERLKTLYGSTQASPDDEREMLPVPLVGEDEEHITKVPRSTIVSIIKPRLEETFELVRERLESSGLGRASGARVVLTGGASQLSGVREMAAAILNKQVRQGRPHNLRGLPDNASGPAFATAAGLLAWAAGQGRSMHDLDLEAERPTGLVRRFVNFLKERV comes from the coding sequence GTGAGCGACAGCGCCCGCCATCTGCATCAGCCCTCGGCTGGTCCTGAAACACTGCCACGGAATCGCCATTTCCGTAGCGGACCGTTCGGCGTGCTCGATATAGGAACCACCAAGATTGCCTGCGTGATCGGTCGTGCCGAGGCCGACGGCACCCTGCGTGTGCTGGGCTTCGGCTGGCAGAAAGGACGGGGCGTACGTGGTGGTGGCGTGACTGATCTGGATGAAGCCGAACGTGCCATTCGCGCGGCGGTCGGTCAGGCCGAAGATATGGCTGATACACGGCTGCGCAGCGTGACCGTCAACCTCTCCTGCGGTCAGCCGGAGAGCAGGCTGTTCAATGTGCAGTGGCCCGTGGGCGGCAGACCGGTGACCGATGCCGATATCCGCCGCGTGGTGCAGGAAGGCCGCTCCCGCGCCATGACGGAAGGACGGGAAACGCTCCATGCGATGCCGCTCAATTTTGCAGTGGATGAGATGGGTGGTGTGGCCGATCCCAGAGGCATGCACTGTGACACACTGACCGCACGGCTGCATGTGATCGATGCGACCAACACCGCGCTGCGTAATCTCAGCGCCTGCATCGGTCGGTGCGATCTGGACATTGCCGAACTGGTGTCCGCACCGATGGCGGCGTCCATGTCCACCCTGGTGGATGATGAGCGTGAACTGGGGGCCACCGTTATCGATATGGGCGGCGGAACCACTGGAATGGCTGTTTTTGCAGAAGGACAGGTGCTGCATACCGCCCAGTTGCCGATTGGCGGCGTGCATGTCACCAACGACATAGCCCGCCTGCTATCCACCACGGTTGCGCATGCCGAACGGCTGAAAACGCTGTACGGCAGCACGCAGGCCTCCCCCGACGATGAGAGAGAAATGCTGCCGGTGCCTCTGGTCGGGGAAGACGAAGAACACATTACGAAGGTGCCGCGCAGCACCATCGTCTCCATTATCAAGCCCCGGCTCGAAGAAACGTTCGAGCTGGTGCGTGAAAGGCTGGAAAGCTCCGGCCTTGGTCGCGCCTCCGGCGCCCGTGTCGTGCTGACGGGCGGCGCAAGCCAGCTTTCCGGCGTTCGGGAAATGGCGGCCGCCATCCTGAACAAGCAAGTAAGACAGGGCAGGCCGCATAATCTGCGCGGCCTGCCCGATAATGCATCCGGCCCTGCCTTCGCCACCGCAGCCGGGCTGCTCGCCTGGGCCGCCGGGCAGGGTCGCAGCATGCATGATCTCGATCTTGAGGCGGAGCGTCCAACCGGCCTGGTGCGCCGCTTCGTCAATTTTCTGAAGGAGCGGGTCTGA
- a CDS encoding FtsW/RodA/SpoVE family cell cycle protein, with amino-acid sequence MPSLSRTDTSLLGRWWWTVDRWTLLAVSTLIGFGYVMMLAASPAVAERIGENRDMFILKQVIFLALASVTVVATSLLTPRNIRRLALVACAGAILLTAMTLVHGVEIKGARRWIALPGMALQPSEFLKPSFAVVAAWLIAEGKRSRGFPGTMVAVGLFLVMAMLLKSQPDIGMLAVLSSVFFAQLFIAGLNMLLVLIGVGGFAGAGLAAYTLFPHVRSRVERFLHPQSGDSYQVDKALEAFGNGGLLGRGPGEGYVKNQLPDAHADFVFAVAGEEFGMVICSVIVLIFAFIVIRQLLRLMREQDLFIVLASAGLVTSFGLQAFVNMASTLHLIPTKGMTLPFVSYGGSSVIAISLGMGMLLALTRKRHHGDVS; translated from the coding sequence ATGCCGAGCCTGTCCCGCACCGACACATCCCTGCTGGGCCGCTGGTGGTGGACGGTCGATCGCTGGACATTGCTGGCTGTCAGCACGCTGATCGGGTTCGGCTATGTCATGATGCTCGCCGCCAGCCCCGCCGTAGCGGAGCGCATCGGCGAAAACCGCGACATGTTCATCCTGAAGCAGGTGATCTTTCTGGCGCTTGCATCGGTTACTGTTGTCGCCACCTCGCTGCTGACCCCGCGCAATATCCGCAGGCTGGCGCTGGTGGCCTGTGCGGGTGCCATCCTGCTCACCGCCATGACGCTGGTGCATGGGGTGGAGATCAAAGGGGCCCGACGCTGGATCGCCCTGCCCGGCATGGCCTTGCAGCCAAGCGAATTCCTGAAACCCTCCTTTGCCGTTGTGGCCGCATGGCTGATCGCGGAGGGCAAGCGCAGCCGTGGTTTTCCCGGCACGATGGTGGCAGTCGGGCTGTTTCTGGTGATGGCCATGCTGCTGAAATCACAGCCGGATATCGGTATGCTGGCAGTGCTGTCCTCCGTGTTTTTCGCCCAGCTTTTCATTGCGGGGCTGAACATGCTGCTGGTGCTGATCGGTGTCGGTGGCTTTGCCGGGGCGGGATTGGCGGCCTACACACTCTTCCCCCATGTGCGCAGCCGCGTGGAGCGCTTTCTGCATCCGCAATCCGGCGACAGCTATCAGGTGGACAAGGCGCTGGAAGCATTTGGCAATGGCGGCCTGCTGGGGCGCGGCCCCGGCGAAGGCTATGTGAAAAACCAGTTGCCCGATGCCCATGCCGATTTCGTGTTCGCTGTGGCGGGCGAAGAGTTCGGCATGGTGATATGCAGCGTCATCGTGCTGATTTTTGCCTTCATCGTCATCAGGCAGTTGCTGCGTCTGATGCGGGAGCAGGATCTGTTCATCGTGCTCGCCTCTGCCGGGCTGGTCACCAGCTTCGGGTTGCAGGCTTTCGTCAACATGGCCTCCACCCTGCATCTGATCCCGACCAAGGGCATGACTCTGCCTTTTGTCTCCTATGGCGGCTCCTCGGTGATCGCGATTTCGCTCGGGATGGGGATGCTGCTGGCCCTGACCCGCAAGCGCCATCATGGAGATGTGTCATGA
- the murC gene encoding UDP-N-acetylmuramate--L-alanine ligase, giving the protein MRALPLTIGTIHFVGIGGIGMSGIAEVLHNLGYAVQGSDISDNQNVRRLRKAGIQVMIGHEAANLGHAQVVVISSAVGRDNPEVAAARAKLIPVVRRAEMLAELMRLKWAVAVGGTHGKTTTTSLIAAVLEAAQLDPTVINGGIINAYGTNTRLGAGEWMVVEADESDGSFLRLPAVIAVVTNMDPEHLDHWGTAEAMEAGYQQFVSNIPFYGFAVLCIDHPTVQKMIPQLSDHRIVTYGFSPQADVRAERINTDKFGATFEVVITDRQTRRTRRTPPLRLPMLGEHNIANTLAAIAVAVEMGISDSVLQSAFASFKGVKRRFTKTGETGGITIIDDYGHHPVEIAAVLRAARQAGARDVIAVVQPHRYSRLASLFNEFCTCMNDAGTVIVADVYNAGESPIEGVDRDSLVDGLRTSGHKSVVPLPGPEHLAEMIHAIARPGDFVVCLGAGNITAWAQTLPEELAALQAKNSRIRRTGSGR; this is encoded by the coding sequence ATGAGGGCGCTGCCACTGACCATCGGCACGATTCACTTCGTCGGTATCGGCGGCATCGGCATGTCCGGCATCGCAGAAGTGCTGCACAATCTTGGCTATGCCGTGCAGGGCAGCGACATCAGCGACAACCAGAATGTGCGACGACTGCGGAAAGCGGGCATTCAGGTGATGATCGGGCATGAGGCCGCCAATCTCGGTCATGCGCAGGTGGTGGTGATTTCCTCCGCCGTCGGGCGTGACAATCCCGAAGTCGCCGCCGCCCGCGCAAAGCTGATCCCGGTGGTGCGCCGCGCCGAGATGCTGGCGGAGCTGATGCGGTTGAAATGGGCGGTGGCCGTGGGCGGCACCCATGGCAAGACCACCACGACCTCCCTGATCGCCGCGGTGCTTGAAGCGGCCCAGCTTGATCCCACCGTCATCAATGGCGGCATCATCAATGCCTACGGCACCAACACCAGGCTCGGCGCGGGCGAGTGGATGGTGGTCGAAGCTGATGAAAGCGATGGCAGCTTCCTGCGTCTGCCTGCCGTGATCGCCGTGGTGACCAATATGGACCCGGAGCATCTGGACCATTGGGGCACCGCCGAGGCCATGGAGGCCGGATACCAGCAATTCGTCAGCAATATCCCGTTCTACGGCTTTGCAGTTCTGTGCATCGATCATCCGACCGTGCAGAAAATGATCCCGCAGCTTTCAGATCACCGGATCGTCACATACGGGTTCTCGCCACAGGCCGATGTGCGGGCCGAGCGTATCAATACCGATAAATTCGGGGCGACTTTCGAGGTCGTGATCACCGACCGGCAGACACGCCGCACCCGCCGCACGCCTCCGCTGCGCCTGCCGATGCTCGGCGAGCATAATATCGCCAATACGCTGGCCGCCATTGCTGTCGCGGTGGAAATGGGGATTTCCGATTCCGTGCTGCAAAGCGCCTTTGCATCGTTCAAGGGCGTGAAACGGCGCTTTACGAAAACCGGGGAAACCGGTGGCATCACAATCATCGACGATTACGGCCATCATCCGGTGGAAATTGCTGCCGTGTTGCGGGCTGCCCGGCAGGCCGGTGCCCGCGATGTGATTGCGGTGGTACAGCCGCACCGCTACTCCCGTCTTGCCAGTCTGTTCAATGAATTCTGTACCTGCATGAATGATGCTGGTACCGTCATCGTTGCGGATGTCTATAATGCAGGCGAATCTCCGATTGAGGGTGTGGATCGTGACAGTCTGGTCGATGGCCTGCGCACCAGCGGGCATAAAAGTGTTGTACCACTCCCCGGTCCGGAGCATCTTGCCGAGATGATCCATGCCATAGCGCGCCCCGGTGATTTCGTGGTCTGCCTCGGCGCAGGCAACATCACCGCATGGGCGCAGACACTTCCGGAAGAACTCGCCGCACTACAGGCGAAAAACAGCAGAATCCGCAGGACAGGGAGCGGAAGATGA
- a CDS encoding cell division protein FtsQ/DivIB, which translates to MSRVTRTRERRASSSKDRRMQDRPARMTILLRRQRRLLRPLGWGVLGISAVVGIGMLLHIAAPQPNINGNGASATLASLRKMLGDHTAALGMRIQDIVIEGRSNTPEPLLNAALGVRKGDPLLGFSVAEARQRIETLSWVENASVERRLPGTIVVKLTERRPFAIWQNQGKFVLIDRDGQVVADQDVATFRTLPLVVGAGAPAAATTLLDALKTEPEVKAHVIAAVRVNERRWNLRLQNGTDVLLPEDHPLEAIRRLAALQKEHELLDRPLQSVDLRLPDRMVLRPRSEAITEKPAIRTVRRQT; encoded by the coding sequence ATGTCGCGCGTGACCCGGACGCGCGAACGGCGCGCATCCTCTTCCAAAGATCGGCGCATGCAGGACCGGCCTGCCCGCATGACCATCCTGCTGCGGCGGCAACGCCGGCTGCTGCGCCCTCTGGGCTGGGGCGTGCTGGGAATCAGCGCCGTCGTGGGAATCGGCATGCTGCTGCATATCGCTGCACCACAACCCAATATCAACGGGAACGGAGCCTCCGCCACACTGGCCAGCCTGCGCAAAATGCTGGGGGATCACACAGCCGCCCTCGGCATGCGCATTCAGGATATCGTGATCGAAGGCCGCTCCAACACGCCGGAGCCGCTGCTGAATGCGGCGCTTGGTGTGCGTAAAGGCGATCCGCTGCTTGGTTTCTCGGTCGCGGAAGCCAGACAGCGCATCGAAACCCTGTCCTGGGTTGAAAATGCCTCGGTAGAGCGGCGGCTGCCCGGTACCATCGTAGTCAAGCTGACTGAACGCCGTCCCTTCGCCATCTGGCAGAATCAGGGCAAATTCGTGCTGATCGACCGGGATGGCCAGGTCGTGGCCGACCAGGATGTCGCCACTTTCCGTACCCTGCCGCTGGTGGTCGGGGCGGGCGCCCCTGCCGCCGCCACCACGCTGCTGGATGCGCTGAAGACCGAGCCGGAGGTGAAAGCCCACGTCATCGCCGCCGTCCGGGTCAATGAGCGCCGCTGGAATCTCCGGCTCCAGAACGGAACCGACGTGCTGCTGCCGGAGGATCATCCGCTGGAGGCTATCAGACGTCTGGCAGCCCTTCAGAAGGAGCATGAACTGCTCGACCGGCCGCTGCAATCGGTGGATCTGCGACTGCCTGACCGCATGGTGCTGCGCCCCCGTTCCGAGGCAATCACGGAAAAACCCGCCATCCGGACCGTGCGGAGGCAGACGTGA
- the murG gene encoding undecaprenyldiphospho-muramoylpentapeptide beta-N-acetylglucosaminyltransferase: MRRDQTQRPVIIAAGGTGGHFFPAEALAAELKRRGRRIVLMTDARSGGLTSAVFADTDRFVLPGAGIAGRGIRRAGQAVIALGRGVVKAGALLRRLEAGCIVGFGGYPCIPPVLGARLRARNVPVILHEQNAVLGRANRLLARQTRCLALSFASTSHVPAGTRTLVTGNPVRPAIAALAGTPYTPPGAEGAINFLVLGGSLGARVLSDVVPAALALLPPALRQRMRVTQQCRAEDIDRVRTAYAACGIEAILAPFFTDVAALMTGAHLVIARAGASTVAELATIGRPAIMVPLPGAIDDHQAANARILSDAQGGWMIRQPDFTPDTLAARIAGLLAEPGTLASAASHAARLGMQDAVARLADTVEQSLDTARAPQGDYKGEKKS, translated from the coding sequence ATGAGGCGCGATCAGACACAGCGCCCGGTCATCATCGCCGCAGGCGGTACAGGCGGCCATTTCTTCCCGGCCGAGGCGCTGGCCGCCGAGCTGAAAAGGCGCGGACGGCGGATCGTGCTGATGACGGATGCCCGCTCCGGCGGACTGACCAGCGCCGTATTTGCGGATACGGATCGCTTCGTGCTGCCGGGGGCCGGGATTGCAGGGCGCGGCATCCGGCGGGCCGGCCAGGCGGTGATCGCATTGGGGCGCGGCGTTGTGAAAGCCGGAGCCTTGCTGCGCAGGCTGGAGGCTGGCTGCATCGTCGGCTTCGGCGGATATCCCTGCATTCCGCCCGTGCTGGGGGCCAGGCTGCGCGCCCGCAACGTTCCCGTCATCCTGCATGAACAGAACGCCGTGCTCGGGCGCGCCAACCGGTTGCTGGCCCGCCAGACTCGCTGCCTCGCCCTCAGCTTCGCCAGCACCAGCCATGTTCCGGCAGGCACCAGAACTCTGGTGACCGGCAATCCGGTCCGGCCTGCCATCGCCGCATTGGCAGGCACACCCTACACACCGCCCGGCGCGGAGGGGGCGATCAATTTCCTGGTATTGGGCGGATCACTCGGTGCGCGTGTGTTGAGCGATGTGGTCCCTGCCGCCCTCGCGCTGTTACCCCCAGCCCTGCGGCAGCGCATGCGGGTGACACAGCAATGCCGTGCAGAGGATATCGATCGCGTACGCACGGCCTATGCGGCCTGCGGAATCGAAGCTATTCTGGCGCCGTTTTTCACCGATGTCGCAGCCCTGATGACAGGCGCGCATCTGGTGATCGCCCGTGCTGGAGCCTCCACCGTCGCCGAACTGGCAACAATCGGGCGACCGGCCATCATGGTGCCCCTGCCGGGGGCCATTGATGACCATCAGGCCGCCAATGCCCGCATCCTCTCTGATGCGCAGGGTGGCTGGATGATCCGTCAGCCGGATTTCACCCCGGATACGCTGGCAGCCCGCATCGCCGGGCTGCTGGCCGAACCGGGCACCCTTGCCAGTGCGGCCAGCCATGCGGCCCGCCTTGGTATGCAAGACGCCGTGGCACGGCTTGCCGACACGGTGGAACAAAGTCTGGATACAGCCCGTGCGCCCCAGGGCGACTACAAGGGGGAGAAGAAATCATGA
- a CDS encoding D-alanine--D-alanine ligase: MSVRRVAVLYGGISEERAVSLVSGQQVVAALREAGYEVTPVEVGTDLRDTIAALTPAPDVVFNALHGRFGEDGAIQGVLDWLDIPYTHSGVRASAIAMDKAAARTAFLAAGLPVAEGRLVTVEELAEQDPLPRPFVIKPANEGSAVGVHILHEGDNRRTEIARGWSFGGQALVEEYIPGRELTVGVLNDRALTVTDIRPRSAFYDYESKYAEGGSRHILPAQMHPDAFQRALDVALAAHHALGCRGATRSDFRYDDTRGEPGRLVLLEVNTQPGLTPTSLLPEQAALMGVDFVSLCRWMVEQATCRA, from the coding sequence ATGAGCGTCAGACGCGTTGCGGTTCTGTATGGCGGCATCTCCGAAGAACGGGCCGTCAGCCTCGTCTCCGGTCAGCAGGTCGTCGCTGCCCTGCGTGAAGCCGGCTATGAGGTCACACCGGTCGAAGTCGGTACTGATCTGCGCGATACCATCGCCGCCCTGACCCCCGCGCCGGATGTAGTGTTCAATGCGCTCCATGGCCGTTTCGGCGAAGATGGCGCCATTCAGGGCGTGCTCGACTGGCTCGACATTCCCTATACCCATTCCGGCGTGCGCGCTTCCGCCATTGCGATGGACAAGGCCGCTGCACGGACCGCCTTTCTGGCCGCCGGGCTGCCGGTTGCCGAAGGCAGGCTGGTCACGGTCGAGGAACTGGCGGAACAGGACCCGCTCCCGCGCCCCTTTGTGATCAAGCCGGCCAATGAAGGCTCGGCGGTGGGGGTGCATATCCTGCATGAGGGCGATAACCGGCGCACAGAAATTGCCCGTGGCTGGAGCTTCGGCGGACAGGCGCTGGTCGAGGAATATATCCCCGGCCGGGAACTGACCGTGGGGGTGCTGAATGATCGCGCCCTGACGGTCACGGATATCAGGCCGCGCTCCGCCTTCTATGACTACGAATCCAAATATGCCGAAGGTGGCTCCCGCCATATCCTGCCCGCCCAGATGCACCCGGATGCATTCCAGCGGGCGCTGGATGTCGCTCTGGCGGCCCATCATGCGCTGGGATGCCGGGGCGCAACCCGTTCGGACTTCCGCTATGACGACACACGCGGCGAGCCGGGGCGTCTGGTGCTGCTGGAAGTCAACACCCAGCCGGGTCTGACACCGACCTCCCTGCTGCCGGAACAGGCAGCCCTGATGGGGGTGGACTTCGTCTCCCTGTGCCGATGGATGGTGGAGCAGGCAACATGTCGCGCGTGA
- the murB gene encoding UDP-N-acetylmuramate dehydrogenase, whose translation MVSAQQNPDVFAALRGRVTHAAPLAPQTWFRVGGQAETLFRPADADDLCALQRRISNAVPMTMLGAASNLIIRDGGLPGITVKLGRGFNEITTDGDGMIAGAAALDATVAEHAAQAGLAGLEFLCGIPGTIGGAIAMNAGAYGSDIASVLDWVELALDGDIIRLEASRLSLSYRHAALPPGCAVVRARLRTRPGNTTDIIARMQDIRTARDAAQPVRARTGGSTFRNPDGQKAWELIDAAGCRGLSRGGAQVSEKHCNFLLNTGDATAADLEGLGEEIRQRVQSSCGMTLHWEIKRIGIPFHQPECQS comes from the coding sequence ATCGTTTCGGCGCAGCAGAACCCGGACGTCTTCGCCGCCCTGCGCGGACGGGTGACGCATGCTGCGCCGCTGGCACCGCAAACCTGGTTCCGGGTAGGCGGACAGGCCGAAACCCTGTTTCGACCCGCGGACGCGGATGATCTGTGCGCCCTGCAGCGGCGCATCAGCAATGCGGTGCCCATGACGATGCTCGGCGCGGCATCCAACCTGATTATCCGGGATGGCGGGCTGCCGGGGATTACCGTCAAGCTGGGACGCGGTTTCAACGAGATCACCACCGATGGCGACGGGATGATCGCAGGGGCCGCAGCACTGGATGCAACCGTGGCTGAACATGCAGCGCAGGCAGGTCTGGCCGGGCTGGAATTTCTGTGCGGTATTCCCGGCACGATTGGGGGCGCCATCGCCATGAATGCAGGCGCTTATGGCAGCGATATCGCATCTGTGCTGGACTGGGTGGAACTGGCGCTGGATGGCGACATCATCCGGCTGGAAGCGTCCCGCCTCTCGCTGTCCTATCGCCATGCCGCCCTGCCGCCGGGCTGTGCCGTGGTACGGGCGCGCCTGCGGACCCGCCCCGGCAATACCACCGACATCATTGCCCGCATGCAGGACATACGCACCGCCCGCGATGCGGCCCAGCCTGTGCGGGCGCGTACCGGCGGCTCCACATTCCGCAATCCGGACGGGCAAAAAGCGTGGGAACTGATCGACGCAGCCGGCTGCCGTGGCCTGAGCCGTGGGGGCGCGCAGGTCAGTGAAAAGCATTGCAACTTCCTGCTGAATACGGGGGACGCCACCGCCGCTGATCTGGAGGGGCTGGGCGAAGAAATACGGCAACGGGTGCAGAGCAGCTGTGGCATGACCCTGCATTGGGAAATCAAACGGATCGGAATCCCGTTCCATCAGCCGGAGTGTCAGTCATGA
- the mraY gene encoding phospho-N-acetylmuramoyl-pentapeptide-transferase, whose product MLYDLAHPLAEQFFLFNLFRYITFRSGAACMTALIVSFLLGPALIRWLKSVQRGGQPIREDGPERHLLEKKGTPTMGGVLILAATGISTLLWTDLRNGYVWAVLLLTLGYGGIGFADDYLKLSKRNTKGLPGRVKLVGQAVIGLVATIWIMSLTHDPLSTGLAIPLLKDVLIPLGFAFPLFGMLVAMGASNAVNLTDGLDGLAIVPTIIAAGVFALIAYLVGNHVFATYLQLNEVAGTGELTVFCSSLIGAGLGFLWFNAPPARVFMGDTGSLALGGALGGVAIATKHEIVLAIVGGLFVVETISVIVQVFWYKRTGRRVFLMAPLHHHFEKKGWPESTIVIRFWIISFILALAGLATLKIR is encoded by the coding sequence ATGCTGTACGATCTCGCGCATCCGCTGGCAGAGCAGTTCTTTCTGTTCAACCTGTTCCGCTACATCACCTTCCGCTCCGGCGCGGCATGTATGACCGCGCTGATCGTCAGCTTTCTGCTTGGTCCCGCGCTGATCCGCTGGCTGAAAAGCGTGCAGCGCGGTGGTCAGCCGATCCGCGAGGACGGACCGGAACGCCATCTGCTGGAGAAAAAAGGCACTCCCACCATGGGGGGCGTGCTGATCCTCGCCGCCACCGGCATCAGCACCCTGCTCTGGACCGATTTGCGGAACGGCTATGTCTGGGCGGTCCTGCTGCTGACCCTCGGCTATGGCGGGATCGGTTTTGCGGATGATTACCTGAAGCTCAGCAAGCGCAACACCAAAGGCCTGCCCGGCCGCGTCAAGCTGGTCGGCCAGGCCGTTATCGGGCTGGTGGCAACGATCTGGATCATGTCGCTGACGCATGATCCGCTCTCCACCGGATTGGCCATTCCGCTGCTGAAGGACGTGCTGATTCCGCTCGGCTTTGCCTTCCCGCTTTTTGGCATGCTGGTCGCCATGGGGGCCTCCAACGCCGTCAATCTGACCGATGGGCTGGACGGGCTGGCGATTGTTCCCACCATCATCGCCGCCGGCGTGTTTGCCCTGATCGCCTATCTGGTCGGCAATCATGTCTTCGCCACCTATCTGCAACTGAATGAAGTGGCAGGCACCGGGGAACTGACCGTATTCTGCTCCTCCCTGATCGGTGCCGGACTGGGCTTTCTCTGGTTCAATGCGCCCCCGGCCCGCGTATTTATGGGCGATACCGGCAGCCTTGCACTGGGTGGCGCACTCGGGGGTGTCGCCATCGCCACCAAGCATGAAATCGTGCTGGCCATTGTCGGCGGGTTGTTCGTGGTGGAAACCATCTCTGTCATCGTGCAGGTGTTCTGGTACAAGCGCACCGGCCGGCGCGTGTTCCTGATGGCGCCGTTGCACCATCATTTCGAGAAGAAGGGCTGGCCTGAATCCACCATCGTGATCCGCTTCTGGATCATCTCCTTCATCCTGGCACTGGCCGGGCTGGCAACGCTGAAAATCCGATGA